Proteins encoded in a region of the Manis javanica isolate MJ-LG chromosome 15, MJ_LKY, whole genome shotgun sequence genome:
- the LRRC3B gene encoding leucine-rich repeat-containing protein 3B: MNLVDLWLTRSLSMCLLLQSFVLMILCFHSASMCPKGCLCSSSGGLNVTCSNANLKEIPRDLPPETVLLYLDSNQITSIPNEIFKDLHQLRVLNLSKNGIEFIDEHAFKGVAETLQTLDLSDNRIQSVHKNAFNNLKARARIANNPWHCDCTLQQVLRSMASNHETAHNVICKTSVLDEHAGRPFLNAANDADLCNLPKKTTDYAMLVTMFGWFTMVISYVVYYVRQNQEDARRHLEYLKSLPSRQKKADEPDDISTVV; encoded by the coding sequence ATGAATCTGGTAGACCTGTGGTTGACCCGTTCCCTCTCCATGTGTCTCCTCCTACAAAGTTTTGTTCTTATGATACTGTGCTTTCATTCTGCCAGTATGTGTCCCAAGGGCTGTCTTTGTTCTTCCTCTGGGGGTTTAAATGTCACCTGTAGCAATGCAAATCTCAAGGAAATACCTAGAGATCTTCCTCCCGAAACAGTTTTATTGTATCTGGACTCCAATCAGATCACTtctatccccaatgagattttTAAGGACCTTCATCAACTAAGAGTTCTCAACTTGTCCAAAAATGGCATTGAGTTTATCGATGAGCATGCCTTCAAAGGAGTAGCGGAAACCTTGCAGACTCTGGACTTGTCCGACAACCGGATTCAAAGTGTGCACAAAAATGCCTTTAATAACCTGAAGGCCAGGGCCAGAATTGCCAACAACCCCTGGCACTGCGACTGTACTCTACAGCAAGTTCTGAGGAGCATGGCGTCCAACCATGAGACAGCACACAACGTGATCTGTAAGACTTCTGTGTTGGACGAACATGCTGGGAGACCCTTCCTCAATGCTGCCAATGATGCTGACCTTTGTAACCTCCCCAAAAAAACCACCGATTATGCCATGCTTGTCACCATGTTTGGCTGGTTCACCATGGTGATCTCCTATGTGGTGTATTACGTGAGGCAAAATCAGGAGGATGCCCGGAGACATCTCGAATACTTGAAATCCCTGCCAAGCAGGCAAAAGAAAGCAGATGAGCCCGATGACATCAGCACTGTGGTATAG